tcccacacgtcagaaaTTTCAAATGTGCTCAAATTATTTTGATAAGTGGGTCGCATGAGTCATGTTTCCATTGCACACattttcaaatcacatacataattaCTAGTTCATATGAAACAGAAATTGTAATTCTGAAACATACATGAAATTCACAAACAGAGAGAAGATACattaattcacatacataattacTATTTCATTCACAAACAGAGAGAAGATACATTAAATTCCCAGATAACCCAGCTATTATTACATAACTTGCTATATAAGAATGTCTTGGAGCTTCTTTGAACATCTTTCGTCTTGAATTTACTCAAAATATCTGCCAACAAGAAAACAGAACAGCAAGGATAGGGtgaataacaacaacaacaggTGATGGGGTGCTATTCCATCTAAACAAGAGACTAAACCCAACAAGCTAGATTCATTCAGCATCATCAACAATTCAGTAAAGTACTGCAATTTAGAACTGATGAGAAAAAACAACTACACGActtcataactgaacatattcaaGTAAAAATTGTACAAGTTACATTCCAGTAAACAAACTGTACAAGTTGACGATTCCCTGTTGCATATACATATCACTTATGTCATGTTTGGGGGTTCAGAATGTACACAACATGTTTATGGTAGATGAACTGCAGCTGCTAGGAATAGTAAAGCAAAGATGTATTGCCACTAATCAGCAAAAACATAACATTTTCTCAGAGTTAATGATAGCACATGGATAAAGATGGAAACAAAAAATATTTCTAATCTTGGAACCCAACATAGCAAATCAAAACGAGAGAGGGGCAGAGGTGGCGTGGAGGAGAAAGGACCTTGAGCTGCCGCTCCTCTCCATGGCTGTGTGTCACCCTCCATCTCCTGACTATGATCATCAACATCTACTACTAACAACTCCCTGTGCAATCCTACATTGCAGTAAAAATTCCTCGCCCTCCATTTACTCGCTTTACAGTACTCCTAATGCTTGGAGTAGTTCAAGCAGTACTGCAGTAAAACTACTCCTAATGCTAtagcagttaacagcaagggaAATTACTGTGATGTTCAAAATTTACAGTAAACACTCCACTCCACTGAATATTACTGAAATTTAATAGAATTTAACTAAGGTTTTTCAGTTTCAGAATATGAAAGTCAgaaaataagcttgcaagcaagttTATGTAAGTAATGCACATTGGAGTACAATACTTCTACGAATTTCTGCAAATAATTCATGATTTTCTAACTACTCCAAGATGTCCAGTTAATTAACTAGAAAAGTAACTAAACttgcaaattgagaaaatcttgTTAGACCACTTGCAATATCTTCGGTGATAGTACATGTTCAGAACAAACACTTACAATATCTACTGCAAGAACTTGTTTACTCCTGCATATTTGCTTGCATGTTCAGAATCTGCAAATATTCAGAAGCATGTTCAAAATACTTACTGAAAAGTACTGTTAAATGTTGAAAAGTTAAAtcttgttcaatcttgttaaatACTCCAAGAAAAATTACTCTGCACAAATACAGTTCAATCTTGTTAAATACTATAAGCAAAATTACTGGAGTACTGGAGTACTACAATTTAAATGTAATCCAAGCAAATTGAGAAGTTAACAGTACTGCTGCTAACTTGGAGTAGCTTTGACTATGTACAGAGCAAGATGGAGGGTCTAGCTTACTGCTGCTACTCCACATATCTAATTTTACTTAACAGAGCAAGATGGAGTAACCCAAAAAAATTAACAGAGCAAGCAAATGTACTGTAAATGGCAGTTCACCAGAGATTTTCAAGTTAAAAATACTCCCAGGGGTAAACAGCAATGACATGGACGAAGTAAAGGATGGATGTTGTAAATTAATCCAGTAATTCTTTTTTGTTCTCATATTTTTCACCCTCTAGACACTGCCTAGAGCGCATACAAGATGACAAAGTTAATTTTGCATAAAACATATGGATTCTTATCTTCTTCGGTAAGGGGGGCACATTTACAGCTAATTTATTATATTATTAAAAAGTAACCACGTATAGATGTCTCCATACCCCATATGATTTCTAGACTGCCATGCAAAGCAATGAGTTGAGTCCAATTCCTACACGGCCATGTACCTGTAAAAAAAGAAAACTACGCCTATCTATGACATACGTTCCCAAACAGCCTAGCAAAGCGAGGCAAACAAGCTGTGGATCCTAATTATAATGGCCGAGAACTAACAAAATTTTCTCACGTAATATGTGAAACACGCACATATTCGTTTGCACATCCAAAGTGTGTCACGTACTGGAGATGCCTCTGACCGAGAAGTGCAAATTAGAATCACGTATGGAAGGACACTtccatcagcatgtttgctattcaaaaaaaatcatcacGTTTGTTGCACTGACACACAATCAGTTTCCAATTATATCTCAAAACCAATCAACACAAGCTAGCCACGCTACACACCCCAGCTAATTGCAACTTGGCGTTGTAAGCAATAATCGGCAAGCCTTTGCTCTGCCTCAGGCCTCAGTCGACAGAACAAAACAAGGCAGGTGATACTGCAGAAAGCAAAGCTGCCTTGCGGTTTTAAAAAAATTACTATCACGAACGGGATGGAGTCGCCTCAAAACAGATGCCATTATTGGCACACTGATTAATAAGAATGGAAGCAGCAGGTGGAGAAATCAATTTTTGAAACTTGTTTCTCCTAACTTGCAATACTGCAATATGGCATCATGTCAACTATTTACATAAAGGAAAGAGAAATAGACAGATTGTGCAGCTACCCTACTAATGTGCAGGAAAGAAATGGTGACTGAATAATGTGTTGCACTACACATGCTAGTTTGCAGAACAGTCCCACGCCTATTACATTACTAGAGCAATTTCATTACTAGAGCCTCTGCTTGGAGATAAAAAAATGAGCCGATTGTAATGTATTTGAATCAAGATCCTTTCAGAAACTAGCTAGTATGAAGAGGAAAATCAAGCAAAACTGTCACAGGTCTTGAGCGCTTCAGATCCTAGCGGCTGGCTACTTTAACCGTATTTATTACAAGTAAAAAAACACAGCAGAAATCCTAGACAGTGAAGAACATATTCAGCACGCACGCTGATTAATCACTTGACAGACAATGCAATGCACTACAACACAAGCAGCAGGTAGCTAGAAGTTAACAAGACAATAAATAAATCCTTGACAGTGGAGAACATATTCAGCACGCACGCTCGCTGATTAATCACTTACGCAAAATGAATAGATATCTCCTTTCTCCATGGAGAGGGCGGACCCGAGACCTTGGAATAGATCCCTGATTGAATGAACAACGCAATACAGAGCCAGAGCGGAGAGCTGGAGACGAACGGCCTGGCTGGTGGGCGCACTGGAGAAGAGAGCTGCTACTGCAAGCTGGAGAGACACTGGATAGAAGAATTTCAAGATCGATCTTAACTCGCGGGAACAAGCACGGACCTAAAATCGATGGAGCCGGGATATACCTCGGGTGCCGAGCGGAGCGACACCGTGGGGGTGCTGCTGGAGTCGATTGAGCCCGACAGCGAACAGAGACGGCGGGAGGACACGTTGACGGAGACGGAGCTCTGTCCGCGAAGCAGACGAAGCAGGGGAGGCCATGGCGAGGAGGCAAACGTGGGCGGCGCTTGGACTTGGGCGAGGCTTCGGCCCAGCGGCGCAGGAACGACCAGGAGGGACTTCGCATCGGGGCGGCGCGCTGCAAGGTCGGGGACACGAGCGTCCATGGCGGCGAAGTGCACTGTTTGAGACAGAGAGAGAAATTGAgatgtgtgagagagagaaaggAGGAAGAAAGAGAGCACGGGAAGAAGAGAATAGAGAAGAAGGGTGGCACTCATCTGCTGGCTCCGGCAAGCTGTggctggtggtcgccggcggcggcgtgcAAAAACACAGGAGGAGCTCCTCTCGTGGGGCTCGGGCGCGGGGAATCGTGGGAGGAGGCTGCGAGGACGGGCGCACTCGGGCGCTCGCTCGATCTCCTCGGGCGTAGAGTTGGCCGGAAGATGCGGAgaggggagggagggacgaggtcGGCGGTGGTGGGTGAGGAGGACGGCAAGGTCGGCGGTGGGTGGGAGAGGACTGGATCGGGAGGGGCGGGtacggggaggaggtggcggcggcggcggggacattgggagcagggaggaggggtgcgatgggGATCTGATCTAGGATTTGGGCTGCGGGGGGAGGGGTATCTCCttttttctgtagatagatggatggacggatgtggagatatgtatgtatggatggctggatgggcgccatgtcatcgatccgtgggaagagTTTTGATTGGTTCAGAAAATCAGTGATCTAAAATAGTTTTCAAGCACAAaaaatagagggattttgtgaagtagctatcaaaacTATTTTGCAAAAAGGCATCACACAAATTTTCACtcaagttagaccacattttatggatgagcACCATTTTCTATGCATTTcttattttctatctatttttaatcattttttcgagtgcccgaaatgaggttttttcatgaaggacctaccatatatttgttgcaaaattgtaccaaatcaattttctaaaatactaggacaaatttaatgcacaattgaccaaatggttgggtgtaaaaagttttgatccacctctcgtgaaaaagacaaattcccgccgattcagctgtaGTGGGTCAAATTCGAActatagctacctcgtagtttgctctttattttttccaaaaatcatttctaggtacataagtatctatttaatcagagaaacaccaaaaaaattccaagattcaaccactagctaggaacggtcaagcccgccgttttgaccgcattttgaaacgggcataaaaaatttaaaaaaaattaaaaaattggaaaaccttcacattgtgtcatcatatgtgaccatgTTTTCAGGAAAAAtagtaaacttgtaatacggcaattattttaaaaaagtgttctcagaaatgagctatcatgcgtgaagattcatggctttcaagccaaatgatcaatcttatggccacattcttggaatagtttgttcaaatgatctcatattgtgcacaagggtgcatcttggaatttcaaacaatgttgcctaagggagttttcattttctttgcacggaaaattcattttccatttttcgagtgcccgaaatgaggtttttttgtgaaggacctaccatatatttgttgcaaaattgtaccaaatcaattttctaaaatactaggacatatttaatgcacaattgaccaaatggttgggtgtaaagttttgatccacctctcgtgaaaaagacaaattcccgccgattcagttggaagcgggtcaaatttgaactgtagctacctcgtagtttgctctttattttttccaaaaatcatttctaggtacataagtatctatttaatcagagaaataccaaaaaaattccaagattcaaccactagctaggaacggtcaagcccgccgttttgaccgcattttgaaacgggcataaaaaataaaaaaataaaaaaaatggaaaaccttcgcattgtgtcattatatgtgaccatgtttccaggaaaaataataaacttgtaatacggcaattatttttaaaaaagtgttctcagaaatgagctatcatgcgtgaagattcatggctttcaagccaaatgatcaatcttatggccacattcttggcatagtttgttcaaatgatctcatattgtgcacaagggtgcaccttggaattccaaacaatgttgcctaagggagttttcattttctttgtacggaaaatacattttccattttccgagtgcccgaaatgagtttttttttgaaggacctaccatatatttgttgcaaaattggaccaaatcaattttctaaaatactaggccatatttaatgcacaattgacaaaatggttgggtgtaaaaagttttgatccacctctcgtgaaaaagacaaattcccgccgattcagctggaagcggatcaaatttgaactgcagctgcctcatagtttactatttatttttttacaaaaatcatttatagttacataagtacctatttaatcataaatacatggtttggtggcgatacgtcgaggtttggacggtggccgagggcccaaactctagagcgcgtaaactcgcatgcccgccgcgtggtcaccgcgtgaccgtggtgttggcatgtgttctgggcggcctaggcatgtctagtgggttgggcactccccaggtaggtgctaggaagaaaatcacaacataagttctcacgaggagaccgatcgatgctcaaacatgaataagtagccaagtgtttgattagcggtacaggaatccacatggctaatgggcgtgagttttggctgaggatgatcagttactaagaagaccgtcttcacaaattttcagctcaaaaggaggagcctaggtggtacttgctttgcaaagtaccacactggacataaatacgaatgttgaagctgggctcaaaataatgaatggattgagctggcatttggtggaggatggttatttgggcataggaaagcactgccgaaaatggataccatttggacatgccaaagtggtacttccttcacaaagtgtttttctgaacagaataggaaaacgaatatttttgaattatttttgaactaggcaaggaaggttttttacatatttgacgaagatatgacccaaagaatttatgagatttttttgggaattttgggaatgacagaaatataggttgcttcacaacctagggcaaaaactgccacatcgacatgacacataggcaaaactgatgaggtgacgcctagtcatagcaacccaccacaatttacaaggttatgaccatctatattggtcatgatcagctagaaataaggcagcggactagtgctatctgctttatgaccatatcatgtaaggaaattacgacctttctgaccaaaatggtcgttatagtttagggtttggagccccccgaacagcttttgaccaattggtctaaaatggtcatagatctatgaccaattcttccagggtcactgacaaaaggtcactagttaacatatttcttgtagtgtgtattaagttcatgggaaaacggagtaatgcaataagaacgatgacatgatgtagaccagatctatctatgtagatatagaccccatcgttttatccttagtagcaacgatacatacatgtcgtttccctttctgtcactgggatcaagcaccgtaagatcgaacccactaccgtgcacctcttcccattgcaagataaatagatcaagttggccgaacaaaacccaaatatcggagaagaaatacgaggctataagagatcatgcatataatagatcaaagaaactcaaataactttcatggatataaaaagatatgactgatcataaactcaaagttcatcagataccaagaaacacaccgcaaaaagagttacatcatatggatctccaagagaccattgtatcgagaatttagtgagagagagaaagccatctagctactaactacggagaggcaccaatggaggtggtgaaccccatccgagatgtgtctagattggatctggtggttctggactctgcggcggctggatgaatatttcgtcgactcccctagggttctgggatttttggggtatttatagagcaaagaggcggtctgggggcacccgaggtgggaacaacccaccagggcgcgcctgggcctcctggcaccctggtgggttgtcccctccttgggacttcccccaggtgcaaccagggcccgttgtgttccttctggcccataaaaattctccgtggagtttcgtggcatttggacttcgtctgatattgatttcctgcgatgtaaaaaacatgggaaaaaacagcaactggcacttggcactatatcaataggttagtaccaaaaaatgatataaaatgattataaaacatccaagattgataataaaacaacatggaacaatcaaaaattatagatacattggagacgtatcattcacgtgcgcacacaatgatacaatagcctgtttgtattatatctgtttgcccatgatatgaatgatgtcatactatgttcatcctactttaaaccatgtctctttattcttagatgtcaacgaatgtgaggaaatagacaatacggtaggcatgctacatggacatatgttccgaaagtgattttattatgtagttggcactacaatacatgctaatgtattacagtagttcaccaaaataagttatgtataaacgtgaaacctactatgtttgtttttgtctcattagtaacttatcttgTACACTAATCtataagttcaaactttcagcaagctatggaacaaatgattgaccAACCACAACCAcatgaaggtgacgaggctaccacaggcacaatgtctcctcttgctgcagtgcgtcagtatctctccactaacagtgcaaaaagcaccttcctgtgtaattctgggttggttgtcaaggtaacctcgtcgaaatcacctactgaacaaaatcttccggctagacagagtgatatatctgtgctccaaacacaagtccaatccctaatggacgttgtttccgaaacaagaatagtggttgacaaatgttgtgaagatatgaatggttttaaaaccagactatcagacatttgattcgttgttcaagagcgatggcggaaaaaggggaagatcgtgctgctccatcaaattctacagcctgaaacattagcactcaggtcaaatgatctgtgcttctatacatctgatggtgcttttatctgcaaggactgtaaactttatgccaacaggccttttgttgtatggttggaatatattttgttgtgatacgacatttatgatgctgccaaaggctgcagtaattacgatgctatttttgtatagtgtaggtttatcttagtaatgtattcgaccgaaagcttcgtaggagcccaacattgccaacattcatcgggcccattccaattgggctaaaaatgattatcgGCAGAAATtttcatgtagcccactaaaaatatctgggcctaaatcagcataagctttcatatttttctggtaggcatgtgcccatagtgggcctttaacaggcctaaaaataatttgggccctcagtaataataggccgtttacaggtgtaaatgtctcgagcccataaaaacatgggattttaataggccgaaagtgagattgggccctgattgtgccaaataacccactggtcttagcaggttAAAATGGCGGATCGTCCACgggccgaaattcagacgggccgtaaatgcgccgaccgactacatgggcctttaacaggccggaagtttggTCGGGCTTGATTactgtcatttttatatgggccgttagtaggcccgatgtgacgttgggcacatatggcccatggatttcgtccgacattaacaggccgaaagtcacaacaggctgaaagtggtccaaatctatagtgggcctctaacaggccgaatgtcggacatggccgaatatgacccaaatccttcacggtcgtttatgggccaaaagtttcaatggcctataaatgggcccaaatgaagcaggacctttaacaggtcaaaaacacaccgggccgtaattcggcccaaatactgagcggactgttaacgggccagaagtgaccatgggccgcgatgatgacaagtttaggacgggcgctgacgggccgatttgacactagccgtacaggcgttaactgagaatgttgggcctttagctgggccggcccattattgtctgcaaaatcttgtgggccttcagctggactggcccattatggtccgctaaatcttgtgggcctttagttgggccggcccatttaatctttatgggccacttttgggccggtccatgtggttccgttagccaatgagaattttacacgtggaaaatcggcattggtcgtggctgttagcgggttatcggatccaaaaccggaccgatagcataacagcgacccgttacggtggatgccacgtgtcggtcacccttgacgaaagcacttccatgacgcggcatttatcgtcatggaagtggacacttccgtgatgataattttggtaatgtcatggaacacttctacgatagcataggtatgactatcttgattctgtcataaaattgtcatggatgtacatgaatgacagaaaacgtgacctacttgacaaacacgtatcatcacgaaagtgtatttttttgtagtgtagatctgttttgtcctgtgggttaatcgtgatcttggttggtatgattgtatattttatttatggtgctgtcctacgatgCCCTCCGTTCTCATGCAAACGTGAGggggccccgctgtagggtgttgcaatatgttcatggttcgcttatggtgggttgtgagagtgacagaagcttaaagccgagtaagtggggtatgacgtatgggagtaaagaggacttgatacttaatgctatggttgggtttcacgaccttaatgatctttagtagttgtgcaTGCTTGCTAGGGgcccaaccataagtgcatatgatccaagtagagaaagtatgttagctcatgcctctccctcatataaaattacaagaatggttactggtacttgttatcgattgcctagggacaaataactttcttgctgacacaaacccttttactaaacacctaacttttactatcttgcaaagtacttctagttttattcttgcaaagtagttctagcatcactcctacaaactagtttcatacttgttttcggtaaagcaaacgtcaagtgtgcgtagagttgtatcagtggtcgatagaacttgagggaatatttgttctacctttagctcctcgttgggtttgacactgttatttatcgaaaaaggctacaaacaatcccctatacttgtgggttatcagtcctttctagaggagtttctctcaaaagaagtgagtgggaggaaagaagaacttgataaggtagttgtaccttctctcgaattagaaagtcgatcatcacagaaatcagttccagtgatgcctacaccaattagtgaggaagttaatgacgatgatcatgaaacttcagatcaagttactaccgaacctcgtagctcaaccagagtacgttccgcaccagagtggtacgaaaatcctattctggaagtcatgttactagaccatgacgaacctacgaactttgaggaagcgatgatgatctcagattccgcaaaatggcttgaggccatgaaatctgagataggatccatgtatgagaacaaagtatggactttggttgacttgcccgatgatcggcaagccatagagaataaatgggtcttcaagaggaagacggacgctgatggtagtgttactatctacaaagcttgacttgtcggaaaaggtttttgacaagttcaaggtgttgactacgatgaggatttctaactcgtatcgatgcttaaagtctgtccgaatcatgttagcaattgccgcaatttatgaaatctggcaaatggatgtcaaaactgcattccttaatgtatttattaaagaagaattgtatacgatgcaaccagaaggttttttcaatcctaaaggtgctaacaaagtgtgaaagctccagcgatccatctatggactggtgcaagcatctcagagttggaatatacgctttgatgagttgatcaaagcatatagttttatgcagacttgaagtgaagcctgtatttacaagaaagtgagtgggagcactagagcctttctgataagtatatgtgaatgacatattattgatcgaaaatgatatagaattttttggaaagcataaaggagtgtttgaaaggagttttcaaagaaagacctcggtgaagctgcttacatatttggcatcaagatctatagagatagatcaagacgcttgataagatttttcaatgagtacataccttgacaagattttgaagtaattcaaaatgtaacagtcaaagaaggagttcttgcctgtattgcaagttgtaaagttgagtaagactcaaaacccgaccacggcagaaaatagaaagagaatgaaagtcattccctatgcctc
This region of Triticum aestivum cultivar Chinese Spring chromosome 2D, IWGSC CS RefSeq v2.1, whole genome shotgun sequence genomic DNA includes:
- the LOC123053911 gene encoding uncharacterized protein isoform X2, whose protein sequence is MSPPPPPPPPRTRPSRSSPLPPTADLAVLLTHHRRPRPSLPSPHLPANSTPEEIERAPECARPRSLLPRFPAPEPHERSSSCVFARRRRRPPATACRSQQMSATLLLYSLLPVLSFFLLSLSHTSQFLSLSQTVHFAAMDARVPDLAARRPDAKSLLVVPAPLGRSLAQVQAPPTFASSPWPPLLRLLRGQSSVSVNVSSRRLCSLSGSIDSSSTPTVSLRSAPELAVAALFSSAPTSQAVRLQLSALALYCVVHSIRDLFQGLGSALSMEKGDIYSFCIF
- the LOC123053911 gene encoding uncharacterized protein isoform X3, which produces MSPPPPPPPPRTRPSRSSPLPPTADLAVLLTHHRRPRPSLPSPHLPANSTPEEIERAPECARPRSLLPRFPAPEPHERSSSCVFARRRRRPPATACRSQQMSATLLLYSLLPVLSFFLLSLSHTSQFLSLSQTVHFAAMDARVPDLAARRPDAKSLLVVPAPLGRSLAQVQAPPTFASSPWPPLLRLLRGQSSVSVNVSSRRLCSLSGSIDSSSTPTVSLRSAPELAVAALFSSAPTSQAVRLQLSALALYCVVHSIRDLFQGLGSALSMEKGDIYSFCH
- the LOC123053911 gene encoding 4-O-methyl-glucuronoyl methylesterase 1 isoform X4, coding for MSPPPPPPPPRTRPSRSSPLPPTADLAVLLTHHRRPRPSLPSPHLPANSTPEEIERAPECARPRSLLPRFPAPEPHERSSSCVFARRRRRPPATACRSQQTVHFAAMDARVPDLAARRPDAKSLLVVPAPLGRSLAQVQAPPTFASSPWPPLLRLLRGQSSVSVNVSSRRLCSLSGSIDSSSTPTVSLRSAPELAVAALFSSAPTSQAVRLQLSALALYCVVHSIRDLFQGLGSALSMEKGDIYSFCILNMQANMQE
- the LOC123053911 gene encoding serine/arginine repetitive matrix protein 1 isoform X5: MSPPPPPPPPRTRPSRSSPLPPTADLAVLLTHHRRPRPSLPSPHLPANSTPEEIERAPECARPRSLLPRFPAPEPHERSSSCVFARRRRRPPATACRSQQFAAMDARVPDLAARRPDAKSLLVVPAPLGRSLAQVQAPPTFASSPWPPLLRLLRGQSSVSVNVSSRRLCSLSGSIDSSSTPTVSLRSAPELAVAALFSSAPTSQAVRLQLSALALYCVVHSIRDLFQGLGSALSMEKGDIYSFCILNMQANMQE
- the LOC123053911 gene encoding uncharacterized protein isoform X1, with translation MSPPPPPPPPRTRPSRSSPLPPTADLAVLLTHHRRPRPSLPSPHLPANSTPEEIERAPECARPRSLLPRFPAPEPHERSSSCVFARRRRRPPATACRSQQMSATLLLYSLLPVLSFFLLSLSHTSQFLSLSQTVHFAAMDARVPDLAARRPDAKSLLVVPAPLGRSLAQVQAPPTFASSPWPPLLRLLRGQSSVSVNVSSRRLCSLSGSIDSSSTPTVSLRSAPELAVAALFSSAPTSQAVRLQLSALALYCVVHSIRDLFQGLGSALSMEKGDIYSFCILNMQANMQE